One region of Microbacterium rhizosphaerae genomic DNA includes:
- a CDS encoding CHAD domain-containing protein, translated as MRGESIGTIGEVLAPALTKAAAEIAATEEAALADAPDGVHQQRVRVRRLRSILAGFRDELDTRAAERVRVAYAEWGRELGVVRDIEVRAAVAEEMLARAGVDDVDVVRRLVSAERHAYDGAHARLVQLAGEPRAVARREMLRAFVAAPAIVGADTPAAEVAAEVLRVQARRVGKAAHRLDGSDDAYHALRKAARRLRYVAEAVADAAPGLYAAEVEDLAGAGDALHDSLGGHRDALLFAEHVVREGVLAARAGERSDAYPFIEAIARTDAESHLHRLPEALRRLRAAASDLP; from the coding sequence GTGAGAGGCGAATCGATCGGCACCATCGGCGAGGTGCTCGCCCCGGCACTGACCAAGGCTGCGGCCGAAATCGCCGCGACCGAGGAGGCCGCGCTCGCGGACGCGCCGGACGGCGTGCACCAGCAGCGTGTGCGGGTCCGGCGGCTGCGCAGCATCCTGGCGGGTTTCCGCGACGAGCTCGACACGCGCGCCGCTGAGCGGGTGCGCGTGGCGTACGCGGAGTGGGGACGCGAGCTCGGGGTCGTGCGTGACATCGAGGTGCGCGCTGCCGTCGCCGAGGAGATGCTCGCGCGCGCCGGCGTCGACGATGTCGATGTCGTCCGGCGTCTGGTCTCGGCGGAACGCCACGCCTACGACGGTGCGCATGCCCGGCTCGTGCAGCTCGCCGGCGAACCACGCGCGGTCGCCCGCCGAGAGATGCTCCGCGCGTTCGTCGCCGCTCCGGCGATCGTCGGCGCCGACACTCCCGCCGCGGAAGTCGCAGCCGAGGTGCTGCGCGTGCAAGCGCGGCGGGTGGGCAAGGCGGCGCACCGCCTCGACGGGTCGGATGACGCGTACCACGCGCTGCGCAAGGCCGCCCGGCGCCTGCGCTACGTCGCCGAGGCCGTGGCCGACGCGGCACCCGGTCTGTACGCTGCGGAGGTCGAGGATCTCGCCGGGGCCGGCGATGCGCTGCACGACTCGCTCGGAGGGCACCGCGACGCACTGCTGTTCGCGGAGCACGTCGTGCGCGAGGGCGTGCTCGCCGCACGCGCGGGGGAGCGTTCGGACGCCTACCCCTTCATCGAGGCCATTGCACGGACCGATGCCGAGTCGCACCTGCACCGATTGCCCGAAGCGCTCCGGCGGCTGCGGGCCGCCGCATCCGACCTCCCCTGA
- a CDS encoding YccF domain-containing protein: protein MRTLLNIFWLILCGFWMFLGYLAFGLLLCIPIITIPWAIASFRIGVYALWPFGQTIVAKPSAGVGSFLGNVIWVIFAGLWLALGNIAFGIALCITLIGIPLGIASFKLVPVSLMPLGKEIVPVDAVRAAA from the coding sequence GTGCGCACGCTCCTCAACATCTTCTGGCTCATCCTCTGCGGCTTCTGGATGTTCCTCGGCTACCTCGCGTTCGGACTGCTGCTCTGCATCCCGATCATCACGATCCCGTGGGCGATCGCGTCCTTCCGCATCGGCGTGTACGCGCTGTGGCCGTTCGGCCAGACGATCGTCGCCAAGCCGAGCGCCGGCGTCGGCTCGTTCCTCGGCAATGTGATCTGGGTGATCTTCGCGGGTCTGTGGCTCGCCCTCGGCAACATCGCCTTCGGCATCGCGCTGTGCATCACCCTCATCGGGATCCCGCTCGGCATCGCGAGCTTCAAGCTGGTTCCGGTGTCGCTCATGCCGCTCGGCAAGGAGATCGTGCCCGTCGACGCCGTGCGCGCCGCCGCGTAA
- a CDS encoding SAM-dependent methyltransferase, with amino-acid sequence MPVAGVGVTAVAVAAARALESARPDALVQDPWAATLVRASGITVPFPQRWPESLDDVPAIEHSMLLGAMYIGLRTRFIDDELRRGGLTQVAILGSGLDTRSWRLDWPDGTRVFELDAPDVIDFVDRAMDAAPSPATAQRIAVPGDVTEPRASDVVAAGLHPGIPTHWVLEGLLPYLSAHDQSGVLDDVLALSAPGSRAVIERAPALPDTPQTRERLETFAVATGIPFDELLARTDPPDPADVLRAAGWVVEEVSVVDLERRYARPLAIDRTERSDASQRGGFVTAYRRDAG; translated from the coding sequence ATGCCCGTTGCAGGAGTCGGTGTCACCGCGGTCGCGGTCGCCGCGGCCCGCGCCCTCGAGTCGGCTCGTCCGGATGCCCTCGTCCAGGACCCGTGGGCGGCGACGCTCGTGCGCGCATCCGGCATCACCGTACCGTTCCCGCAGCGGTGGCCCGAGAGCCTCGACGACGTCCCCGCGATCGAGCATTCGATGCTGCTGGGCGCGATGTACATCGGCTTGCGCACGCGCTTCATCGACGACGAGCTCCGCAGGGGCGGACTGACGCAGGTCGCCATCCTCGGCAGCGGTCTCGACACGCGCTCGTGGCGACTGGACTGGCCCGACGGGACCCGCGTGTTCGAGCTCGACGCGCCGGACGTGATCGACTTCGTCGACAGGGCGATGGATGCCGCGCCCTCCCCCGCGACCGCGCAGCGTATCGCCGTGCCCGGCGATGTCACCGAACCGCGGGCGTCGGACGTCGTCGCGGCCGGGTTGCACCCCGGCATCCCGACGCACTGGGTGCTCGAGGGGCTCCTGCCCTACCTCAGCGCCCACGACCAGAGCGGCGTCCTGGACGACGTCCTCGCGCTGTCCGCACCCGGCTCCCGGGCCGTGATCGAGCGCGCACCGGCGCTCCCCGACACTCCGCAGACCCGCGAGCGGCTCGAGACCTTCGCGGTCGCGACCGGCATCCCCTTCGACGAACTCCTCGCCCGGACCGACCCGCCCGACCCAGCCGACGTGCTGCGCGCCGCCGGCTGGGTCGTCGAGGAGGTGTCTGTCGTCGACCTCGAACGCCGCTACGCGCGGCCCCTCGCGATCGATCGGACGGAGCGGTCGGACGCATCCCAGCGCGGCGGCTTCGTCACGGCGTATCGACGTGACGCAGGCTGA
- a CDS encoding polymer-forming cytoskeletal protein produces MRVLSYSRRFAVAGAALLAGILVIGSGTGAVGASPTAPSAGAAAPAAAGDLTGPQFYAGTFVDVPGHIDGDVYAAGQSVTISGDVTGDVIAAGQTISITGTVEGNVRLAGQDISITGTVARSGTLFGTNVSLGDAGSVGQDVVAAAGDIGIAGTVGRDMVVSVGHLSIDGSVGGNVTYYSDTPAHIAAGAVSGTVHHVKPTRPRAVEVSPWAVALGWFLGLLYALVALTIVAALAGLLIPRWLRRVTDHLVPSPWKALLVGFVASIVVPVALLFLLVTIVGAPLALAGILIWTVLILFTFVYGAFYIGRLLLRGREHPAVKSLVGGVILITALQIPWLNILVGIAMVFFGLGAQLLEFYSQRPWTVRADVDAGRAPLAPAHPPVGDQGGST; encoded by the coding sequence ATGAGAGTTCTGTCATACAGCCGCAGGTTCGCGGTGGCCGGCGCAGCCCTTCTGGCGGGCATCCTCGTCATCGGCTCAGGCACGGGCGCCGTCGGCGCGTCGCCGACGGCCCCTTCCGCAGGGGCTGCGGCGCCCGCCGCGGCGGGCGATCTCACAGGTCCGCAGTTCTACGCCGGCACGTTCGTCGACGTCCCCGGACACATCGACGGAGACGTCTACGCGGCCGGTCAGAGCGTGACGATCAGCGGTGATGTCACCGGCGACGTGATCGCTGCCGGCCAGACGATCTCGATCACGGGCACAGTCGAGGGCAACGTCAGACTAGCCGGCCAGGACATCAGCATCACCGGCACCGTCGCACGCAGCGGCACCCTCTTCGGCACGAACGTCAGCCTCGGCGACGCAGGGTCCGTCGGACAGGACGTCGTGGCCGCCGCCGGCGACATCGGGATCGCGGGCACGGTCGGCCGGGACATGGTCGTCAGTGTCGGACACCTCAGCATCGACGGCTCCGTCGGCGGCAACGTCACGTACTACAGCGACACTCCTGCGCACATCGCGGCTGGCGCGGTGAGCGGAACCGTCCACCACGTGAAGCCGACGCGGCCGCGCGCCGTCGAGGTCTCGCCATGGGCTGTGGCGCTCGGGTGGTTCCTGGGGTTGCTCTACGCGCTGGTCGCGTTGACCATCGTCGCCGCGCTCGCGGGACTTCTCATCCCGCGCTGGCTGCGACGCGTGACCGACCACCTCGTGCCCTCGCCGTGGAAGGCGCTGCTGGTGGGCTTCGTGGCATCCATCGTCGTCCCCGTCGCACTGCTCTTCCTTCTCGTCACGATCGTGGGCGCGCCGTTGGCCCTGGCGGGCATCCTGATCTGGACCGTCCTGATCCTGTTCACGTTCGTGTACGGCGCGTTCTACATCGGGCGGCTGCTGCTGCGCGGCCGGGAGCATCCAGCGGTGAAGTCTCTCGTCGGGGGAGTGATCCTGATCACCGCGCTGCAGATCCCCTGGCTCAACATCCTGGTGGGGATCGCGATGGTCTTCTTCGGGCTGGGCGCCCAGCTGCTGGAGTTCTACAGCCAGCGTCCATGGACAGTCAGGGCGGATGTGGATGCGGGGCGCGCGCCGCTCGCCCCCGCACATCCACCGGTCGGAGACCAAGGAGGTTCGACATGA
- a CDS encoding flavodoxin domain-containing protein — MKVLVAYESKYGATEGIAERIGERLRTRGLEAEVVRCSDIGDASGFDAYVVGSATYEFRWRKGARTFVKHHADVLAAHPTWLFSSGPLGTETVDKDGNDVLKGAEPKQFATYAELIHPRGTQVFRGAYHHDKIRGGDRIVAWMPGIREILPEGDFREWDVIEGWADSIADSLAAART, encoded by the coding sequence ATGAAGGTACTCGTCGCCTACGAGAGCAAGTACGGCGCGACGGAGGGCATCGCCGAGCGCATCGGCGAGCGACTGCGCACACGCGGGCTCGAGGCGGAGGTCGTGCGCTGCAGCGACATCGGCGACGCATCCGGATTCGACGCCTACGTCGTCGGTTCGGCCACCTACGAATTCCGCTGGCGGAAGGGTGCGCGGACGTTCGTCAAGCACCACGCCGATGTGCTCGCCGCGCACCCGACCTGGCTCTTCAGCAGCGGCCCGCTCGGCACGGAGACCGTGGACAAGGACGGGAACGACGTGCTGAAGGGGGCAGAGCCGAAGCAGTTCGCCACGTACGCCGAACTCATCCATCCGCGGGGCACTCAGGTGTTCCGCGGGGCCTATCACCACGACAAGATCCGGGGAGGGGACCGGATCGTGGCCTGGATGCCGGGCATCCGCGAGATCCTGCCCGAGGGGGACTTCCGGGAGTGGGACGTCATCGAGGGGTGGGCGGACTCGATCGCCGACAGTCTCGCCGCGGCTCGGACGTGA
- a CDS encoding NADP-dependent oxidoreductase, translating to MKAIVATDRTAGASGITQLELPQPTPAINDVVVEVRASGFVPGEWEWPSTWADRSGRGRSRPVLGHEFAGVVTALGYGTTGLSIGQRVLGITDWHRDGTLAEFVAVEARNLAPLPGDVDFTVGASLPISGLTAWQGLFPHGRLRAGQTVLAHGAAGAVGSLVTQLAREAGAYVVGTGRGSDRQAALEFGANEFLDLDNESIGDLGGVDLVFDVIGGDVQKHSARIIRPGGALVSIVGPVEERPADGRAVDFVVEAIPGQLRKIVQRVRDGRLRPHIGLVATLDDAPAAMNPTERRRGKTVIRVRM from the coding sequence ATGAAAGCAATCGTTGCGACGGATCGCACCGCGGGAGCATCCGGGATCACTCAGCTGGAGCTGCCGCAGCCGACGCCGGCGATCAATGACGTCGTGGTGGAGGTCCGCGCGTCGGGCTTCGTCCCGGGCGAGTGGGAGTGGCCCTCGACGTGGGCCGATCGCTCCGGTCGAGGGCGGTCCCGGCCGGTCCTCGGGCACGAGTTCGCCGGGGTGGTCACAGCTCTCGGCTACGGCACGACAGGGCTCTCCATCGGGCAGCGGGTGCTCGGGATCACGGACTGGCATCGTGACGGGACCCTGGCCGAGTTCGTCGCGGTGGAAGCCCGCAACCTCGCTCCCCTGCCCGGGGATGTCGACTTCACGGTCGGTGCGAGTCTGCCGATCTCGGGGCTGACCGCCTGGCAGGGCCTCTTCCCGCACGGCCGTCTTCGGGCAGGCCAGACGGTGCTCGCCCACGGCGCAGCCGGTGCGGTCGGATCCCTCGTCACACAGCTGGCCCGCGAGGCCGGTGCCTATGTCGTCGGCACGGGGAGGGGGAGCGACCGACAGGCGGCGCTGGAGTTCGGTGCGAACGAGTTCCTCGACCTCGACAACGAGAGCATCGGCGATCTCGGTGGGGTCGACCTGGTGTTCGATGTCATCGGCGGCGATGTCCAGAAGCACTCGGCGCGCATCATCCGCCCCGGTGGCGCGCTGGTATCGATCGTCGGACCGGTGGAAGAACGCCCGGCAGACGGCCGCGCCGTCGACTTCGTGGTCGAGGCCATTCCGGGTCAGCTGCGGAAGATCGTGCAACGCGTGCGCGACGGGCGTCTTCGCCCGCACATCGGCCTTGTCGCCACGCTCGACGACGCGCCTGCCGCCATGAATCCGACCGAACGGCGCCGGGGCAAGACCGTCATCCGCGTTCGCATGTGA
- a CDS encoding GntR family transcriptional regulator — translation MTSMGQLPALGTGVRVMLGDEVYAVLQLAIMDGTIPPDERLNAGELARRFEVSPTPVREALARLESDGLVEKLPLKGYRTTNLLNEQELIDLFELRLLLEPGSAARAAERRTPADIAELRREIEIAVSAIGRADAYAVLSQHDMRLHDHVFLAARNETVRLAYTRAHCHLHTFRLAYTGSYVADTVHEHAALVDAIARGDITGAETAMREHIELSRERLLQVFR, via the coding sequence ATGACGAGCATGGGTCAGCTGCCCGCTCTGGGGACCGGCGTGCGAGTCATGCTGGGCGACGAGGTCTACGCGGTCCTCCAGCTGGCGATCATGGACGGCACGATCCCACCCGACGAGCGACTCAATGCCGGCGAGCTCGCCCGAAGGTTCGAGGTGTCCCCGACCCCGGTGCGCGAGGCCCTCGCTCGCCTCGAGTCCGACGGTCTCGTGGAGAAGCTGCCGCTCAAGGGGTACCGCACAACGAATCTCCTCAACGAGCAGGAGCTGATCGACCTGTTCGAGCTCCGGCTGCTGCTGGAGCCCGGAAGCGCCGCGCGCGCCGCCGAACGGCGCACCCCGGCTGACATCGCCGAGCTTCGTCGCGAGATCGAGATCGCTGTGTCGGCGATCGGACGTGCGGACGCCTACGCGGTCCTTTCGCAGCACGACATGCGACTGCACGATCACGTCTTCCTGGCAGCCCGGAACGAGACCGTCCGGCTCGCGTACACGCGCGCCCACTGCCACCTGCACACGTTCCGCCTCGCCTACACAGGCTCTTATGTCGCGGACACCGTGCACGAGCATGCCGCCCTGGTGGATGCAATCGCACGGGGCGACATCACCGGGGCGGAGACAGCCATGCGCGAGCACATCGAGCTGTCGCGCGAACGCCTGCTGCAGGTCTTCCGCTGA
- a CDS encoding sugar ABC transporter substrate-binding protein: MRSITRPGAGIAAAAAAAALLLVLTGCTSAAQNSGSTGGGKAESASSVKLALVPGGAHPYFQPWKEWGTKAKTDFGFGDFTFNETAGWDQSKQNDVLNSLVSNGYNAIGIFGVSPTDINSEFKKLKSAGISVGSLASCPAGDTNDADFCLSTDTQQAAYLAAKAAIAAMGGKGNLVHLTGNAVDSNTQRREAGVKKAVDETNGAVTLLTTVTDIDKDLATAQKAVSDLLAAHGSEINGIVTTAYNPAVASAAGIKAAGLPIKLIAIDDDPTIIAGIKEGSIAGTVVQNPGAQAYVGGWVLGQLATKACTMKQPGVVVDSGSFVVTKDNADTYDQQRQDFGKTLKSKFQNELLSCK, encoded by the coding sequence ATGAGAAGCATCACCCGACCTGGTGCGGGAATCGCGGCGGCCGCCGCTGCCGCGGCCCTCCTCCTCGTCCTGACCGGCTGCACCTCGGCGGCTCAGAACAGCGGCTCGACCGGCGGAGGCAAGGCGGAGTCCGCGTCTTCCGTGAAGCTCGCGCTCGTGCCCGGCGGTGCGCATCCCTACTTCCAGCCGTGGAAGGAGTGGGGCACCAAGGCGAAGACCGACTTCGGCTTCGGCGATTTCACCTTCAACGAGACTGCCGGCTGGGACCAGTCCAAGCAGAACGACGTGCTGAACTCGCTCGTCTCCAACGGGTACAACGCGATCGGCATCTTCGGCGTTTCGCCCACGGACATCAACTCGGAGTTCAAGAAGCTCAAGAGCGCGGGGATCTCGGTCGGTTCGCTGGCGTCCTGCCCCGCGGGCGACACCAACGATGCCGACTTCTGCCTCTCGACCGACACGCAGCAGGCTGCCTACCTCGCCGCCAAGGCGGCCATCGCGGCGATGGGTGGCAAGGGCAACCTCGTGCATCTGACCGGCAACGCGGTCGACTCGAACACGCAGCGCCGCGAGGCGGGCGTCAAGAAGGCCGTCGACGAGACGAACGGCGCTGTCACACTGCTGACGACCGTCACCGACATCGACAAGGACCTCGCCACCGCGCAGAAGGCGGTCTCGGACCTCCTCGCCGCGCATGGTTCGGAGATCAACGGCATCGTCACCACGGCGTACAACCCGGCGGTCGCGAGCGCTGCGGGGATCAAGGCCGCCGGCCTTCCGATCAAGCTCATCGCGATCGACGACGACCCCACCATCATCGCCGGCATCAAGGAGGGCTCCATCGCAGGCACCGTCGTACAGAACCCGGGCGCGCAGGCATACGTAGGCGGATGGGTCCTCGGCCAGCTCGCCACCAAAGCCTGCACGATGAAGCAGCCCGGCGTCGTCGTCGACTCGGGCTCGTTCGTGGTCACGAAGGACAACGCCGACACCTACGACCAGCAGCGCCAGGACTTCGGCAAGACGCTGAAGAGCAAGTTCCAGAACGAACTGCTCAGCTGCAAGTGA
- a CDS encoding mandelate racemase/muconate lactonizing enzyme family protein: MAGTITDARAYLIDVAVETQRTDAVQSFVKQETIFVEITTSDGLRGRGYSYTIGTGGRAVLSMLRDHLLDLLIGREADRIEAIWHCLFASTRATTTGAITSLALAAVDTALWDIAAHRAGLPLWRLAGGFRRDVPLYDTEGGWLHLSQDELVEGALDSRRKGLSGVKVKIGKPSGHEDRERLAAVRAAVGSDFDLMVDANQSMTSTEAIRRARMFEDLGLAWIEEPLPADDIEGHVRLARSTSTPIAVGESLYSAGQFREYLDRGAAGIVQVDVARVGGITPWLKVAHLAETFNIDVCPHFLMELHVSLVAAVPNGRYVEHIPQLRAITDSEMTVQNGRALAPETVGLGIDWNRDAIENRIVA, encoded by the coding sequence ATGGCCGGTACGATCACCGACGCCCGTGCCTATCTGATAGATGTCGCCGTCGAGACGCAGCGCACGGATGCCGTGCAGAGCTTCGTCAAGCAGGAGACGATCTTCGTCGAGATCACCACGAGCGACGGTCTTCGTGGCCGCGGCTACTCGTACACGATCGGAACAGGGGGTCGCGCAGTCCTGTCGATGCTGCGCGACCACCTGCTCGACCTGCTGATCGGCCGCGAAGCCGATCGCATCGAGGCGATCTGGCACTGCCTGTTCGCCTCGACTCGCGCGACGACGACGGGCGCGATCACATCGCTCGCGCTCGCCGCGGTCGACACTGCGCTGTGGGACATCGCTGCACATCGCGCCGGTCTGCCACTGTGGCGGCTCGCCGGTGGCTTCCGCCGCGATGTCCCGCTCTACGACACGGAAGGGGGATGGCTCCACCTCTCGCAGGATGAGCTCGTCGAAGGTGCACTCGACTCGCGGCGCAAGGGCCTCAGCGGCGTCAAGGTGAAGATCGGCAAGCCGAGCGGCCACGAGGACCGTGAGCGCCTCGCTGCAGTCCGCGCGGCCGTCGGATCGGACTTCGACCTCATGGTCGACGCCAACCAGTCGATGACCTCGACGGAGGCCATCCGCCGTGCCCGCATGTTCGAAGACCTCGGTCTCGCATGGATCGAGGAACCTCTGCCGGCCGACGACATCGAGGGGCACGTGCGCCTCGCGCGCTCGACCTCGACACCGATCGCGGTCGGCGAGTCCCTGTACTCCGCGGGCCAGTTCCGCGAATACCTCGATCGAGGGGCGGCGGGGATCGTGCAGGTCGACGTCGCGCGCGTCGGCGGAATAACCCCATGGCTGAAAGTCGCTCACCTCGCGGAGACCTTCAACATCGACGTGTGCCCCCACTTCCTCATGGAGCTCCACGTGAGCCTCGTGGCCGCGGTGCCCAATGGTCGGTATGTCGAGCACATCCCTCAGCTGCGAGCGATCACCGACTCCGAGATGACGGTGCAGAACGGGCGGGCTCTGGCACCGGAGACCGTCGGGCTCGGCATCGACTGGAATCGCGACGCCATCGAGAACAGGATCGTCGCATGA
- a CDS encoding ABC transporter permease → MTESRLGRWGRAELRSPRSLLVILIVVLFGTFAALKPMFLNGPFSIAPLMTTISIFTVVGLSQMMVLSVGHMNLAVGQLAGVSSLVMGACFQNLKLPLLPGLAIGLVVGAALGGLAGWIIAQTGVNSFIVTLAMNFTLLGLIPTLYSSWSTGQAFTVQPPGFAELGTGTFADICWRDTCGSTAVPLLVIPALVCMALVGYFYSSTRIGRETLMTGSNIHAAELSGVPTKRRLILVHAASGLLAAVAGFMLAASTGSFTPAIGSEFMLPSFLGPILGGTLLAGGAVSVIGTFLGITLTSVIRNGLLLFQVGIEALNVLLGAILLAALATDRVRLLLAKRRPPKAEESIATLAVELQDAEGNR, encoded by the coding sequence ATGACCGAGTCGAGACTGGGTCGCTGGGGCCGCGCGGAACTCCGCTCGCCGCGCTCGCTGCTCGTCATCCTCATCGTCGTCCTCTTCGGGACCTTCGCGGCACTCAAGCCGATGTTCCTCAACGGCCCTTTCTCCATCGCGCCGCTGATGACCACGATCTCGATCTTCACGGTGGTCGGGCTGTCTCAGATGATGGTCCTCTCCGTCGGCCACATGAATCTCGCCGTCGGTCAGCTGGCGGGAGTCTCCTCACTCGTCATGGGCGCCTGCTTCCAGAACCTGAAGCTGCCGCTGCTGCCCGGCCTCGCCATCGGTCTCGTCGTGGGGGCGGCCCTCGGCGGTCTGGCGGGCTGGATCATCGCCCAGACCGGTGTCAACTCGTTCATCGTGACCCTCGCGATGAACTTCACCCTGCTCGGACTCATCCCCACGCTGTACTCGAGCTGGAGCACGGGTCAGGCCTTCACGGTCCAACCGCCGGGATTCGCCGAGCTCGGCACCGGCACGTTCGCCGACATCTGCTGGCGCGACACGTGCGGTTCGACCGCTGTGCCTCTGCTCGTCATCCCGGCGCTCGTCTGCATGGCGCTGGTCGGCTACTTCTATTCGAGTACCCGCATCGGTCGCGAGACCCTCATGACGGGCAGCAACATCCACGCTGCGGAGCTCTCCGGCGTCCCGACCAAGCGCCGCCTCATCCTGGTACATGCTGCGTCCGGGCTCCTCGCCGCGGTCGCCGGGTTCATGCTCGCCGCCAGCACGGGATCGTTCACCCCGGCGATCGGGAGCGAATTCATGCTGCCGTCCTTCCTCGGACCGATCCTCGGCGGAACGCTTCTCGCCGGCGGCGCCGTCTCGGTGATCGGCACCTTCCTCGGCATCACGCTGACCTCGGTGATCCGCAACGGGCTGCTGCTGTTCCAAGTCGGGATCGAGGCGCTCAACGTGCTGCTCGGCGCCATCCTGCTCGCCGCTCTCGCCACCGACCGTGTCCGGCTGCTGCTCGCGAAACGACGGCCTCCGAAGGCGGAGGAATCCATCGCCACACTCGCCGTCGAGCTCCAGGATGCGGAGGGCAACCGATGA
- a CDS encoding ABC transporter permease: MKRLISANNLLLVGVVVVGAALLGVATSGRFFGPVSMTAFFTYLSVPILIGLAQMITLCVGQLNLAVGAIGGVAACAAGVMITSWGVPPWIGALSTVLVGALLGLANGLLVVGTRINGFIVTLAMTQILIGVQYGLVGTRTFGSSAWSPVTDFGDAEVLGIPNVFVLTLLVAGVVALFFSQSVSGRRLLASGGNAHAAELAGISIDRTLVVAHTLSGLLCGAAAFVTLAILPGVNSSIGGDWLMPSFAAPIIGGVGLAGGTVAVLGTVLAAMVVRLVDAASAIFKFDTSAVNFVVGAVVLGTVALGRLREVQAARRASILRSRRAEAALAEVAG; encoded by the coding sequence ATGAAACGCCTCATCAGCGCGAACAACCTGCTGTTGGTCGGCGTCGTCGTCGTGGGTGCGGCGCTGCTCGGAGTCGCCACCTCGGGCAGGTTCTTCGGTCCGGTGTCGATGACAGCCTTCTTCACCTACCTCAGCGTCCCAATCCTGATCGGCCTCGCGCAGATGATCACGCTGTGCGTGGGTCAGCTGAATCTGGCGGTCGGTGCGATCGGCGGCGTCGCCGCGTGCGCGGCCGGGGTCATGATCACGTCATGGGGTGTGCCCCCGTGGATCGGCGCACTGTCCACAGTCCTGGTGGGAGCCCTGCTCGGCCTTGCGAACGGACTGCTCGTCGTGGGAACCCGCATCAACGGGTTCATCGTGACACTCGCCATGACGCAGATCCTCATCGGCGTCCAGTACGGACTCGTCGGGACGCGCACCTTCGGCAGCAGCGCATGGAGCCCCGTCACCGACTTCGGGGATGCGGAGGTCCTCGGCATCCCGAATGTCTTCGTCCTGACCCTGCTCGTCGCCGGTGTCGTGGCGCTGTTCTTCTCACAATCGGTATCGGGCAGGCGTCTGCTCGCCAGCGGCGGCAACGCCCACGCCGCGGAACTGGCCGGCATCTCGATCGACCGCACCCTCGTCGTGGCCCACACGCTCTCCGGTCTGCTCTGCGGCGCCGCGGCATTCGTGACCCTCGCGATCCTGCCGGGCGTCAACTCCTCCATCGGCGGTGACTGGCTCATGCCGAGCTTCGCGGCGCCCATCATCGGCGGGGTCGGCCTGGCGGGAGGCACGGTGGCCGTGCTGGGCACGGTCCTGGCGGCCATGGTCGTACGCCTTGTCGACGCCGCCAGCGCGATCTTCAAGTTCGATACCAGCGCCGTGAACTTCGTCGTCGGTGCCGTGGTCCTGGGAACGGTCGCCCTCGGCCGGCTGCGTGAAGTCCAGGCGGCGCGTCGCGCCAGCATTCTTCGATCCAGGCGCGCGGAAGCGGCGCTTGCGGAGGTGGCCGGATGA